In one window of Chryseobacterium sp. JV274 DNA:
- the argS gene encoding arginine--tRNA ligase — MNIKDIIEEKLSEVILNVYQLKDIKLEVQENKTEFEGDFTIVTFPLVKQLKKNPESIGVELGEALTEQTEIFESFNVVKGFLNVKVKNQLFVDNFRSVSKNFSVIEKKNATVMVEYSSPNTNKPLHLGHIRNNLLGFSVAQILKEAGYDVIKTQIINDRGIHICKSMLAWEKFGNGETPATTNTKGDKFVGNYYVEFDKNYKKEIAELVEQGAGEEQAKKDAPVMKEAQKMLLDWENGDATVRALWEEMNSWVYKGFNETYKRLGVDFDQVQYESNTYILGKDLIQAGLDKGVLYQKEDGSVWCDLTDEGLDQKLLLRSDGTSVYMTQDLGTAVERFKQNNIQKLIYTVGNEQDYHFQVLFKILKKLGYEWADQLFHLSYGMVELPEGKMKSREGTVVDADDLMQEMYETAKSKAQELGKLETLSEEDKEISYETVGLGALKYFMLKVDPKKKMLFNPAESIDFNGNTGPFIQYTYARIQSLLSKAGALQTETADIELNQSEKELIMQLTNFKTVVAKSAETLSPALVANYVYDLVKAYNSFYQNNPILNQEDENVKQFRLNISDITAKTIKKSLELLGIGTVNRM, encoded by the coding sequence ATGAATATTAAAGATATTATAGAAGAAAAACTTTCAGAAGTTATTTTAAATGTCTATCAGTTAAAAGACATCAAGCTGGAAGTTCAGGAAAATAAAACGGAATTTGAGGGTGATTTTACGATTGTTACTTTTCCGTTGGTGAAACAATTGAAAAAGAATCCCGAAAGTATCGGGGTTGAATTAGGTGAGGCTTTGACAGAGCAGACGGAAATTTTCGAAAGCTTTAATGTTGTAAAAGGGTTCCTTAATGTTAAGGTTAAAAACCAACTGTTTGTAGATAACTTCAGATCTGTAAGCAAAAATTTTTCTGTTATAGAAAAGAAAAATGCTACGGTAATGGTAGAATATTCTTCACCGAATACGAATAAACCTTTACACTTGGGACACATCAGAAATAACCTGTTAGGATTTTCTGTAGCTCAGATTTTAAAAGAAGCTGGGTATGATGTAATTAAAACTCAGATTATCAACGACCGAGGAATTCATATTTGTAAATCAATGCTGGCTTGGGAGAAATTCGGGAACGGAGAAACTCCTGCAACTACAAATACCAAAGGAGATAAATTTGTTGGTAACTATTACGTAGAATTTGACAAAAACTATAAAAAAGAAATTGCAGAGCTTGTAGAACAGGGAGCAGGAGAGGAGCAGGCTAAAAAGGATGCTCCGGTAATGAAAGAAGCGCAGAAAATGCTTCTGGATTGGGAAAATGGTGATGCAACTGTAAGAGCGCTTTGGGAAGAGATGAATTCATGGGTTTATAAAGGATTCAATGAAACTTATAAAAGACTGGGTGTTGACTTTGATCAGGTTCAATACGAAAGCAATACCTATATTTTAGGAAAAGATCTTATTCAGGCAGGATTAGATAAAGGAGTTCTGTATCAGAAAGAAGACGGTTCTGTTTGGTGTGACCTTACTGATGAAGGACTTGACCAGAAACTGTTGCTGCGTTCAGACGGTACATCAGTTTATATGACGCAGGACCTTGGAACAGCAGTAGAGCGTTTTAAACAAAACAATATTCAAAAGTTGATCTATACCGTAGGAAACGAGCAGGATTACCACTTCCAGGTTTTATTTAAAATCCTGAAAAAATTAGGATATGAATGGGCTGATCAGTTGTTCCACCTTTCTTACGGGATGGTAGAATTGCCTGAAGGTAAAATGAAATCCCGTGAAGGTACAGTAGTAGATGCAGACGATTTGATGCAGGAAATGTATGAAACAGCAAAATCTAAAGCTCAGGAATTAGGAAAATTAGAGACACTTTCTGAAGAAGATAAAGAAATATCTTATGAAACAGTAGGGTTGGGGGCATTAAAATATTTTATGCTTAAAGTAGATCCTAAGAAAAAAATGCTTTTCAATCCGGCAGAAAGTATTGATTTCAACGGAAATACAGGACCGTTTATTCAATATACCTATGCTCGTATTCAGTCATTATTGTCTAAAGCAGGTGCTTTACAAACAGAAACAGCTGATATTGAATTAAATCAATCCGAAAAGGAATTGATTATGCAGCTGACAAACTTTAAAACTGTAGTAGCCAAATCGGCGGAGACATTAAGTCCGGCTTTGGTTGCAAACTATGTTTATGATCTGGTAAAGGCCTACAACTCTTTCTATCAGAATAACCCAATTCTGAATCAGGAAGATGAAAATGTAAAACAATTCCGTTTGAATATTTCAGATATCACAGCGAAGACAATCAAAAAATCGTTGGAACTACTGGGAATCGGAACAGTAAACAGAATGTAA
- a CDS encoding lipocalin family protein has translation MRFFIGILLLMSIASCSNDDDRAVVNEDVSINGSWKPYKYEFKGKDIMLTDCEKKGIIFINQDFSGSYERYDVSSSSGNCNLFDSFGGKWTFDKMYQTLTLTYTEAGVSKTLKKEIDSYSTTELRINDNSKNLDNTPGNDEAVLVFRKE, from the coding sequence ATGAGATTTTTTATAGGAATTCTTCTTTTAATGAGTATTGCATCGTGTTCCAATGATGATGATCGTGCAGTTGTAAATGAAGATGTAAGTATTAATGGAAGCTGGAAACCATATAAGTATGAATTTAAAGGTAAAGATATAATGCTGACTGATTGCGAAAAGAAAGGAATCATATTTATAAATCAGGATTTCTCAGGATCTTATGAAAGATATGATGTTTCTTCTTCTTCCGGAAATTGTAATTTGTTTGATTCCTTTGGAGGAAAATGGACCTTTGATAAAATGTATCAGACATTAACTCTTACCTATACAGAAGCTGGAGTTTCCAAAACATTGAAAAAGGAAATAGATTCCTATTCTACTACTGAACTCAGAATTAATGACAACAGCAAAAACTTGGATAATACACCAGGGAATGACGAGGCTGTCCTTGTTTTCAGAAAAGAATAA
- a CDS encoding translocation/assembly module TamB, producing the protein MKLKINTTKILRRIVITFISILVFLTLLILSLRLPAVQNFIKDKLIVYLEKKIKTKVSLEKVYIGFPNSLVMENLYLKGQDVDTLLAVKKLDVGLHMLKLLNSTADITSVSMEGARANVVRKPDGKFNFDYIIDAFATSDKEESSSKPFIISLDKINLKDIGVTFNDQQSRNDIKLYFKSFDTRVKTFDLNKNNYAVNDINLDGLKLRLKQGLVEEVAQKVEKKVDSLNEKKPMNIGLRGIKLTHFDIDYGDENTKTFAKVIFKELSTKVNKLDLENNAYNVANVFLSGADINANLYLPAQNANPKKTQEPEVSKASDQNKAMKLLLGKLVLNDVKANYNNTAISPTKQGMDFNHLNFSKMNVEVRSFKMENNTFAGTVNSAEIKEGRGLDIQKFNTDFVYAEKEAYLKDLYLQTPKTILRDEVILNYNSIDQLSSNLGAVKISANIKDSKIGFSDILNLVPTLRNTVPFNKYPNAVLNVNANVKGSVNDLLIQDLKVSGLDQLRVMASGKIKNAMNPDQLYYDLRIGEFSSSAKTIFNLVPKNTIPSNISLPSHFSIKGNAKGTTKVVNTDLNLYSTLGNAAVIAQVDMRKKNHELYDIKANLQGIQVGKIIRNKDIGPVTAQIAAKGESFDFKNANADLKGHVASAVYKGYRYQNMNLTGKINKGAYHVILDSKDPNASLQLTASGVYDEKNPTVKVNGEVIKLDVNKLGFYEKPMIIAGKIDGDFTSLDPNNLNGYLNLKDFAFSDTKEVYPVQEVNLKASSTQDSTQIIFNSQVADLELKGKYKLTQIFGALTQTVNQYYQFQKPDKSQKIDPGQHFTFTAKIKNDDLIRKFVPDLKDFETINLAGNYDADSQKIEIDGQIPRLLYGENTIEKGTLKVTNENQALQYSLNVAALKSSSFSLNKINIDGDVADNTIRYNVTTKDEKDATQFLIAGNAKSLNDITEISLNPNGLKLNYTDWNVAENNKIQISSKGILADNFILSNGNSEIAVQSETNSPSSPLNISLKDFKIETITELIKKDTVLARGTINGTAQLRDVTKNMTFTSDLNISDLIVYGSPVGNLAVKINNASPKVLNADIALSGNNNDVKILGDYNTSSSTFDLNMAINQLQMKSIQGFSMNAITNTEGYLSGNLKITGTTDKPNILGKVKFNDAGLEIAKTGSDFRHLSDEIDFTNRGIEFDKFKIKDKDGNALVVDGQVLTQTYRDFAFNLNVNAKDFKVVNSEKSNDAMMYGVLAIDAGLHIRGNLDLPKVDGRLSVADNTDFTFVLPQSSPSLQERDGIVEFVDQDQVVLNKTIKADSLNAQSRIKGMDVSVNIEVSKEAKLSLIIDKANGDFVQLQGEAELTGGIDPSGKTTLVGVYEVEKGSYDLSVSFLKRKFDIQKGSTITWTGEPTTAQMDITAVYKTEAPPIDLVEQQISGESASTLNQFKQRVPFNALLKMKGELLKPQLTFDITTDEKNNSVSTNVKDVVDQKLAQIRTQESELNKQVFALLLLNRFIGENPFESGAGMSAETMARQSVSKILSQQLNNLAAGLIKGVDLNFGLDSSEDYSSGEKNTRTDLNVDISKKLLNDRLKVTVGSNFGLEGQARQNENMTNIAGNVSVDYSLSKDGRYMLRAYRKDEYQVALQGQIIETGVGFIITLDYDKFREIFQKSKEKKQKKNQNNQVVEFK; encoded by the coding sequence TTGAAACTGAAAATCAACACCACAAAAATTTTAAGGCGTATTGTAATAACCTTTATTTCAATATTGGTTTTTCTTACCCTGTTGATATTAAGCTTAAGGCTTCCTGCCGTTCAAAACTTCATTAAAGACAAGCTTATTGTTTACCTTGAGAAAAAAATCAAAACCAAAGTAAGCCTTGAAAAAGTCTACATTGGATTTCCCAATAGCCTGGTGATGGAAAATCTCTATCTCAAAGGACAGGATGTAGATACCCTTCTTGCGGTGAAGAAACTGGATGTGGGTTTACATATGCTGAAGCTTCTCAATTCTACAGCAGATATTACTTCAGTCAGCATGGAAGGAGCCCGTGCTAACGTCGTACGGAAACCGGATGGCAAATTCAATTTCGATTATATCATTGATGCCTTCGCAACCAGCGACAAAGAAGAAAGTTCTTCCAAACCATTCATTATTTCTCTTGATAAAATCAATTTAAAAGATATTGGGGTAACCTTCAATGACCAACAATCCAGGAATGATATTAAACTATATTTTAAGTCGTTTGATACCAGGGTAAAAACTTTTGATCTTAATAAAAACAATTACGCTGTTAATGATATTAATCTTGACGGATTAAAATTAAGGCTAAAACAGGGGCTTGTAGAAGAAGTTGCCCAAAAGGTTGAAAAAAAAGTAGACTCCCTCAATGAAAAAAAACCAATGAATATTGGATTGAGAGGTATTAAGCTTACTCATTTCGACATTGACTATGGTGATGAAAATACCAAAACATTTGCAAAAGTTATATTCAAAGAACTGAGCACCAAGGTCAATAAACTGGATCTTGAAAACAATGCCTACAACGTAGCGAATGTATTTCTTTCCGGTGCGGATATTAATGCCAACCTTTATCTTCCCGCTCAGAATGCCAATCCGAAAAAAACACAGGAACCCGAGGTTTCCAAAGCTTCCGATCAGAATAAGGCCATGAAACTTCTTTTAGGAAAACTTGTTTTGAATGATGTAAAGGCAAATTATAACAACACTGCTATTTCTCCTACCAAACAGGGAATGGACTTCAACCACCTTAATTTTTCAAAAATGAATGTGGAAGTAAGAAGCTTCAAAATGGAGAATAATACTTTTGCAGGCACAGTGAATTCTGCAGAAATCAAAGAAGGGAGAGGACTGGATATTCAGAAATTCAATACAGATTTCGTATATGCAGAAAAGGAGGCTTACCTCAAAGATCTTTACCTTCAAACCCCAAAAACAATATTGCGTGATGAGGTTATTTTAAACTATAACTCCATAGACCAACTAAGCTCAAATCTTGGTGCTGTAAAGATCTCAGCCAACATTAAAGATTCAAAAATAGGATTCTCTGACATTCTGAATCTGGTTCCTACTTTGAGAAATACAGTTCCATTTAATAAATATCCGAACGCTGTTTTAAATGTAAACGCTAATGTAAAAGGAAGCGTGAATGATCTTTTAATTCAGGATCTTAAAGTTTCAGGGCTGGATCAACTGAGGGTAATGGCATCCGGGAAAATTAAAAATGCGATGAATCCTGATCAGTTGTATTACGATCTGAGAATTGGAGAATTTTCTTCCAGTGCCAAAACAATATTCAATCTTGTCCCGAAAAATACAATTCCTTCCAATATTTCCCTTCCTTCCCATTTCAGCATCAAAGGAAATGCAAAAGGAACGACCAAAGTGGTGAATACAGATCTGAACCTCTACTCCACGCTCGGAAATGCGGCCGTAATCGCACAAGTAGATATGCGTAAGAAAAATCATGAATTATATGATATAAAAGCAAATCTTCAGGGTATACAGGTAGGAAAAATTATTCGGAATAAAGATATTGGTCCTGTCACCGCACAGATTGCAGCGAAAGGTGAGAGTTTTGATTTTAAAAATGCCAATGCAGATCTGAAGGGACATGTTGCTTCTGCGGTGTACAAAGGATACCGTTATCAAAACATGAATCTTACCGGTAAGATCAACAAAGGGGCTTATCATGTTATTCTGGATTCAAAAGATCCGAATGCCAGTTTACAGCTGACCGCGTCCGGAGTGTATGATGAAAAAAATCCTACGGTAAAAGTGAATGGAGAAGTCATCAAACTGGATGTCAACAAACTTGGCTTCTATGAAAAACCGATGATTATTGCCGGAAAAATTGATGGTGATTTCACAAGTCTTGATCCGAATAATCTGAATGGGTATTTAAACCTTAAAGATTTTGCATTCTCAGACACCAAAGAAGTCTATCCGGTACAGGAAGTGAACCTGAAGGCTTCATCTACTCAGGACTCAACCCAGATTATTTTCAATTCTCAGGTGGCAGATTTGGAACTGAAAGGTAAATATAAACTTACCCAGATTTTTGGAGCTCTAACGCAAACTGTCAATCAGTATTATCAGTTCCAGAAGCCGGATAAAAGCCAGAAAATAGATCCGGGGCAGCATTTTACTTTTACAGCCAAAATCAAAAACGATGACCTTATCAGAAAGTTTGTTCCGGATCTGAAAGATTTTGAAACCATCAATCTGGCAGGAAACTATGATGCGGATTCTCAAAAAATTGAAATTGACGGACAGATTCCCCGATTATTGTATGGTGAAAACACCATTGAAAAAGGAACATTGAAAGTCACCAATGAAAATCAGGCATTACAATACAGTCTGAATGTCGCAGCATTGAAAAGTTCGAGTTTTTCTTTAAACAAAATTAATATTGATGGAGATGTTGCGGACAATACCATCCGATACAATGTTACAACTAAAGATGAGAAAGATGCTACTCAATTCCTGATTGCAGGAAATGCAAAATCATTGAATGATATTACAGAAATTTCTCTGAACCCGAACGGATTAAAGCTCAATTATACAGATTGGAACGTTGCAGAAAACAACAAAATCCAGATCAGCAGCAAAGGAATTCTGGCTGACAATTTCATTTTGTCCAATGGAAACAGTGAAATTGCTGTTCAGTCTGAAACCAATAGCCCAAGCAGTCCTTTGAACATTTCGTTGAAAGATTTTAAGATTGAAACCATTACGGAACTTATTAAAAAAGATACTGTTCTGGCAAGAGGAACTATTAATGGGACAGCACAGCTTCGTGATGTTACTAAAAATATGACCTTCACTTCTGATCTGAATATTTCAGATTTAATTGTCTATGGAAGCCCTGTAGGAAATCTTGCTGTAAAAATAAACAATGCTTCACCGAAGGTTTTAAATGCTGATATTGCGCTTTCCGGAAATAATAATGATGTAAAAATCCTTGGTGATTATAATACGTCTTCCAGTACTTTCGATCTGAATATGGCGATCAATCAGCTTCAGATGAAGAGTATTCAAGGGTTTTCTATGAATGCCATCACCAATACCGAAGGTTATCTTTCAGGAAATTTAAAAATTACCGGAACTACCGATAAACCTAATATTTTAGGGAAAGTAAAATTCAATGATGCCGGACTAGAAATTGCAAAAACAGGAAGTGATTTCAGACATCTGAGTGATGAAATAGATTTTACGAACCGGGGAATCGAATTTGATAAATTTAAAATCAAAGATAAAGACGGAAATGCCCTTGTTGTAGACGGACAGGTTCTGACGCAGACCTACAGAGATTTCGCCTTTAATCTTAATGTCAATGCTAAAGATTTTAAAGTGGTCAATTCAGAGAAATCGAATGATGCGATGATGTATGGTGTTTTGGCCATTGATGCCGGACTTCATATCCGTGGAAATCTTGATCTTCCAAAAGTAGACGGTAGATTAAGCGTGGCAGATAACACAGATTTTACTTTTGTTCTTCCTCAATCCAGCCCTTCTTTACAGGAAAGAGACGGTATTGTAGAATTTGTAGATCAGGATCAGGTGGTTTTAAATAAGACTATCAAAGCAGATTCTCTCAATGCACAGAGCCGTATCAAAGGGATGGATGTAAGCGTTAATATTGAAGTCAGCAAAGAAGCAAAACTATCTTTGATCATTGATAAAGCCAATGGTGATTTTGTACAGCTTCAGGGTGAAGCAGAATTAACCGGCGGAATAGATCCTTCAGGAAAAACGACACTGGTAGGAGTATATGAAGTAGAAAAAGGAAGTTATGATCTTTCTGTAAGTTTCCTGAAACGTAAATTTGATATCCAGAAAGGCAGTACCATCACATGGACAGGTGAACCTACAACGGCTCAAATGGATATTACCGCTGTCTATAAAACAGAAGCTCCGCCTATTGACCTTGTAGAGCAGCAGATCAGCGGAGAAAGTGCTTCAACATTGAATCAGTTTAAGCAAAGAGTTCCTTTCAATGCATTATTAAAAATGAAAGGGGAATTATTGAAACCTCAGCTTACTTTTGATATTACTACCGATGAAAAAAATAATTCTGTATCTACGAATGTAAAAGATGTTGTAGATCAGAAGCTTGCCCAGATCAGAACTCAGGAGTCTGAACTGAACAAACAGGTATTTGCATTATTACTTCTGAACCGTTTTATCGGGGAAAACCCATTTGAAAGCGGAGCCGGAATGTCTGCAGAAACGATGGCAAGACAAAGTGTGAGTAAAATTCTTTCCCAGCAGCTAAATAATCTTGCAGCAGGCCTGATCAAAGGAGTAGATCTTAATTTTGGTCTTGATTCTTCGGAAGACTATTCCAGCGGGGAGAAAAATACCCGAACCGATCTGAATGTAGATATCAGTAAAAAATTATTGAATGACCGACTGAAAGTAACGGTAGGAAGTAACTTTGGACTGGAAGGGCAGGCTCGTCAGAATGAAAATATGACCAATATTGCAGGTAATGTTTCCGTAGATTACAGTCTTTCCAAAGATGGAAGATATATGCTGCGTGCGTACCGTAAGGATGAATATCAGGTTGCTCTTCAGGGGCAGATTATAGAAACCGGTGTTGGATTCATTATTACATTGGATTATGACAAATTCCGGGAGATTTTCCAGAAATCTAAAGAGAAAAAGCAGAAAAAGAATCAAAATAACCAAGTGGTAGAATTTAAATAA
- a CDS encoding YihY/virulence factor BrkB family protein, producing MIKNAKFFWEVLKDSFTEWNNSTASKDSASLAYYAIFSIPGLLIIIIWVLGNFFGEEAIRGQISTQISGIMGPDVAKSIEGMLAGALIDKKNIFMKAVGVGSLVFGSTTLFFQLQHSLNSLWEVEAAPKKALIKFLLDRANSLGMILIMGFLLMITMVLSSLISLFNQIITRYFGFETYMLVEFVNFAVGFGLVMLLFALMFKVLPDVLISWKPVWKGAFLTTLLFTLGKFLLSLYFNQVKPTSAFGAAGTVILIMMWINYSCMLIFFGAVFTKVYTYKKGYKAILSKHARWTPAKLYADSLKQMSNQQTSEISDSKQF from the coding sequence ATGATCAAAAATGCTAAATTTTTCTGGGAGGTTCTGAAAGACTCATTTACAGAATGGAACAATTCTACTGCATCAAAAGATTCAGCAAGTCTTGCTTATTATGCCATCTTTTCAATCCCGGGATTATTGATCATTATTATCTGGGTACTTGGAAATTTCTTTGGTGAAGAAGCCATCCGTGGACAAATCAGCACACAGATCAGCGGTATTATGGGCCCTGATGTTGCTAAAAGTATTGAAGGTATGCTGGCAGGGGCTCTAATTGACAAAAAAAATATTTTTATGAAAGCAGTGGGAGTCGGATCATTGGTTTTCGGTTCTACTACGCTCTTTTTTCAACTCCAGCATTCATTAAATTCACTTTGGGAAGTAGAAGCAGCTCCCAAAAAGGCATTGATTAAATTTCTCCTGGATAGAGCCAATTCTTTGGGGATGATTCTTATTATGGGATTTCTTTTGATGATCACTATGGTTTTATCTTCTCTGATCAGCCTTTTCAATCAGATTATTACCCGATATTTTGGTTTTGAAACCTATATGCTGGTAGAGTTTGTGAATTTTGCTGTAGGATTTGGCCTGGTCATGCTTTTATTTGCTTTAATGTTTAAAGTGCTGCCTGATGTTTTGATCAGCTGGAAGCCAGTATGGAAAGGAGCATTTCTGACGACCCTTTTATTTACCCTCGGAAAGTTTTTATTAAGTCTTTATTTTAACCAGGTGAAACCTACTTCAGCCTTTGGTGCTGCCGGAACGGTTATCCTGATTATGATGTGGATTAACTATTCCTGTATGCTGATCTTTTTTGGCGCCGTATTCACCAAAGTTTATACTTACAAAAAAGGATATAAAGCCATTCTTTCCAAGCATGCAAGATGGACTCCAGCTAAGCTATATGCGGATAGTCTGAAGCAGATGAGCAACCAGCAAACTTCAGAAATTTCAGATTCAAAACAATTCTAA
- a CDS encoding BamA/TamA family outer membrane protein, which translates to MSNKFHIYCKYLLVSGMASTVVSCSNTRFLKEGQMLYTGAKVKIENDTISKKEKKDLQSVLEANLTPKPNSTFLGLRPKLYFYNIAKEPKKDKGFNYWLKYKVGEKPVLLGDVDREFNKDIIVNYSENKGYFNAKASYDTVSKNKKAQVIYTVRPGSRYLIDGVKFQKDSTLVNQEIQSLTGKTLLKNGRPFDLDVIKAERERIDNRLKERGFYYFHPDNIIVQADSTVSKNHKVELNVKLKDNTPDLATQQFSIDNVIVFPNYNIQDVKDGKYSIPMNKDSLSKYAFDDIYVIDPQHKFKPKIFDRALYFKKGDLYNRSNHNLTLNRLISLGVFKFVKNEFVVSDSLSHKFDAYYLLTPRQVQSLRLEALGRTNSANYAGSELNLNWTHRNFFRGAEQFKAAIYGAFDFQMGGAQNANNIFRAGTNVQLSIPRIVAPFRFHSSSEFVPRTNITLGYEFQNRTQYYTLNNFTGSFGYVWKENARKEHDLKVIDITLVSPANVTEEYKVKSDGNPAMKRVVDKQLIFGPTYSYTYTNTMLPRTNTFYYKGTLDLAGNITGLVTGADVKKDKEKKIFGIPFSQYVKIENDLRFYHKFTEKSSLATRFIGGIAYPYGNSEFIPFSKQFFSGGSNSIRAFRARTLGPGSFDPRTIDPGTYFDQSGDVKLELNAEYRANLYKFLNAAVFVDAGNIWLLHDDPTRPGAKFSKDFLNEIAVGAGVGLRLDFSILILRLDLAMPLRVPYYEKGDRWAFDKINFGDSNWRKDNLVLNIAIGYPF; encoded by the coding sequence ATGAGTAATAAGTTCCATATCTATTGTAAGTACCTGTTGGTTTCCGGAATGGCATCCACTGTGGTTTCGTGCAGTAATACAAGGTTTTTAAAAGAAGGCCAGATGCTCTACACCGGAGCCAAAGTAAAGATTGAAAATGATACGATTTCTAAAAAAGAAAAAAAAGATCTTCAGTCAGTATTAGAAGCCAATCTTACTCCAAAGCCCAATTCTACATTTTTAGGATTGCGCCCCAAGCTGTATTTTTATAATATAGCCAAAGAGCCTAAAAAAGATAAAGGTTTTAATTACTGGCTTAAATATAAAGTGGGTGAAAAACCTGTATTATTAGGAGATGTTGACCGTGAATTCAATAAAGACATTATTGTAAATTATTCTGAAAACAAAGGGTATTTCAATGCTAAAGCTTCTTATGATACGGTTTCAAAGAATAAAAAAGCCCAGGTCATTTACACCGTAAGACCGGGTTCAAGATATCTGATTGACGGAGTAAAATTCCAGAAAGATTCTACACTGGTCAATCAGGAAATTCAAAGTCTTACTGGTAAAACTCTTCTTAAAAACGGAAGACCATTTGACCTGGATGTTATCAAAGCAGAAAGAGAAAGGATTGATAACAGACTAAAAGAAAGAGGTTTTTATTATTTCCACCCTGATAATATTATTGTACAGGCCGACAGTACGGTGAGCAAAAATCACAAGGTTGAACTTAATGTAAAACTGAAAGACAACACCCCTGATTTAGCAACTCAACAGTTCAGCATTGATAATGTTATTGTATTCCCCAATTACAACATTCAGGATGTAAAGGATGGCAAGTACAGTATCCCAATGAATAAAGATTCTCTTTCGAAATATGCTTTTGATGATATTTATGTCATTGACCCTCAGCATAAATTCAAGCCGAAGATTTTTGACAGAGCTTTATATTTCAAAAAAGGAGATCTTTACAACCGTTCCAATCATAATCTTACCCTGAACCGATTGATCAGTCTGGGTGTTTTCAAATTTGTAAAGAATGAGTTCGTTGTTTCTGATTCATTGAGTCATAAATTTGATGCGTATTATTTATTAACTCCAAGACAAGTCCAATCGCTTCGTCTGGAAGCTTTAGGAAGAACCAATTCTGCAAATTATGCAGGTAGTGAACTCAACCTGAACTGGACTCACCGAAATTTTTTCCGGGGAGCAGAACAATTTAAAGCAGCGATCTATGGAGCATTTGATTTCCAGATGGGAGGTGCACAGAATGCTAATAATATTTTCCGTGCAGGAACGAATGTACAGCTTTCTATCCCGAGAATTGTAGCACCATTCCGTTTTCACTCATCTAGTGAATTTGTTCCCAGAACGAATATCACTTTGGGTTATGAATTCCAGAACAGGACACAATATTATACCCTTAATAATTTCACCGGATCATTCGGATATGTGTGGAAGGAAAATGCAAGGAAAGAACATGATCTGAAGGTAATTGATATTACTCTGGTTTCTCCTGCCAATGTTACTGAAGAATATAAAGTCAAATCCGATGGAAATCCTGCTATGAAAAGAGTTGTAGACAAGCAGCTTATTTTTGGCCCTACTTATTCTTATACTTACACCAATACCATGCTGCCAAGAACCAATACCTTTTACTATAAAGGAACACTTGATCTGGCAGGAAATATTACAGGTTTGGTTACCGGAGCAGATGTGAAAAAAGACAAGGAAAAGAAAATATTCGGTATTCCTTTCAGTCAGTATGTAAAGATTGAAAACGATTTAAGATTCTATCATAAGTTTACTGAAAAGTCTTCATTGGCAACGAGATTTATCGGAGGAATTGCTTATCCATATGGAAATTCAGAATTTATTCCTTTCTCCAAGCAGTTTTTCTCAGGAGGTAGTAACAGTATCAGAGCATTCCGTGCAAGAACATTAGGACCGGGAAGTTTTGATCCGCGAACAATAGATCCGGGAACTTATTTTGATCAGTCTGGTGATGTGAAGCTGGAATTAAATGCTGAATACCGAGCTAATCTTTATAAATTTTTAAATGCTGCCGTTTTTGTAGATGCCGGAAATATCTGGCTGCTTCATGATGATCCTACAAGACCTGGAGCTAAATTTTCAAAAGACTTTTTAAATGAAATTGCGGTGGGAGCCGGAGTGGGTCTGAGACTGGATTTTTCTATCCTGATTTTAAGACTGGATCTGGCCATGCCACTGAGAGTTCCTTATTATGAAAAAGGAGACAGATGGGCCTTCGATAAAATTAATTTCGGAGATTCAAACTGGAGGAAAGATAACCTTGTTTTAAATATTGCCATTGGATATCCTTTTTAA